The nucleotide sequence TTGCGTCGCGAAACGAGTACGCATGCGTTCCTTCTCCTACCATCTAGGTAAACTACGTTTCAGTTTCGCCAACTGTATAATAAGAAAATTGCCCTCTTCCGCAACCCAAATATAATTTATCCGCGCGCATTCAAATAAAGCAACACTGTTTTAGCATCTCTcaattttttttcgtttatatAAAGTCGGACATCGTGCgtgaacatataaaatatatatcgaaTAGAACAACAGATTAATACAACCCTGTAAATACGATAAAATGTCGGCTGTAAGTAAATATTCTTGAAAATATCTTTTACTACTTTTCCGACAACATATCAACTTCTTTTTGTATTGTATATTACATAAACATTACATTATAAATTTAtcataatgaaaatatttatgcaATATGGTTCTTGAATGTTATCAAATAATTTGAAACATATAAAATTACATTCGTAGATTGTTCAGTTAAAAGCTTTTCGTAAGAACATTATCTTATCACATCGATCAATTTGCATGGGGCGTCCACGATTAATTTCTGATAAAAACTTACAGAAACTGAAATTAAAGCAAGCAAGAATGCAGGTCTAACTGattttgatataaatataaaatgacgTGATGTATGATAATTAAATGAACTCcgtgtaatttatatataattattttccatttatttaaacAGTGTGAAGATAATCTTCCTGTGTATTTAAAGTGTGGTACACGAGATAAAGTGGTATATTGGATCATTGTAGCATTTACTGTGTATTGCACAATACAAACATTTAAAGGAATAAAGATATTACTCGAGAAATACTCATAGAATTATAAGAAACTTAttgcaataaaaaaaatttaacattgattaattgtataattttctttaataaaatctttaaTTGCAATTTGGCCATATTTGATTATCAATGATTGAAATAGTAATATTAGGTATTAATTTACAGTTTTGATATTAAATCACTTTTacttattgtaaaatattaatacatagtatgttatacatgtatacatataattttttaatattttacaacatATAGAATTTGGAAGAGACTGTAAGGCACTTGAATGCTCTGCAAATACCAATATGGAAATGAATGTACTTTCTTTTTTTGATAAACTCTATCTGATGAGAATATGATTAAAGAAATAAACTTAAGTAATATAAGATACAGTAATGTCTTAGCAACAACAGGAAAAGCACAGGATATGAGAAAGCAAAATTTAAATGCtaggatagaaaaaagaaaataatgataCCATTCTCATAAGGCAGTTTAGCAAAATTGTAAACAGTTAAGGGTGAATAATAGAATTATGCTCTTTTTTTAAAACATGCATTggtaaatattagttttatatcaaataatgtaatatatagataaatatgTCAACAtctaaacatataaaaaattaataagatatttttacaatacacaaaacaattactatatacatacatgttaatattaaatatgtaaacTTCTACTGTTAAAtatctaaatttttaatttgaatttttgtttttaacaAGTATACATACAAGATAACAGTTGTGGCATCTTCGTGATACTATATATTAAACAAATGCTTTATCATTTTTCAGtgttttttgatattttagaCAATAACACaggaaaaataaatttcgttcTTTTCCGTGTTGGTAATGCATGAGCATTAATTAAGATATACATTTTTGTTATCACAGAACAACGTATTTACAGTTTACTATAATTATATAGCTGTACTATTAAAAAGCACAAAATAATGAGTTATTTCAACATTCAATTTGAGctatttctcatttttttttgcATCATTTCATCTTTTTCGTTGGAAGCATAGTCATTTACTATAGTGTTTGAAACATTATTACTAGATTTTTGAGCATTTATGGGGACGTTTTTGTTATTGGTATACGTGATAAAATACTTTTCTTGTAAAACTTTATTTGTACCTTGGCTTGAGCCATCATTTCCATTAATATTTCGAATGATTTTTTCTGCTTTTTCTGTATTATATAtctttccttcattattataattctacattttttaattttttggaGATTCTGTTGGAAACTGATGATCCCTTACCGCCAGTTTTGGTAAAATTTGTGGTTTAggtttatcatttttattttcaaaagtaAATGTCttacttttttttcttcgttgtACTAAATTTTTTAAAGCTTCACTAAACTGCATTAACGTTTCTGCAATTGGTCGTTCCATATATGTAGCTTCAATCTTTTCAAATAGATCGTCTTCTTCTGAAGTTAATTCgctttttatttgtttaaactGATTTATTATGTCCCGTAGACTTTCTTTGGCATCTTTGATTGTTTTTACACCTCTACTTTCTGTCATAATATCTATTCTTAGTAAATCTTCTGCTTTTTTTGTACTTGTTTCTGTGGGTTGCTCATTATATTTAACAGCTAATTCTTTTTTATCTATTTCTGAATCTTCATGTACAAAATCTTTTTCGAATTCTTTAAATTGATTGATTATATTTCTGATGCTTTCTTTCATATTAAGTGGTTTATGTTGATCTGTTGTTTCTTGGATTACTGCAGACTTTTCTTTTAGTTCTTGCTTTATCATAGGTTTTTCTTTTGTCTCTTGAATTATCATAggtctttcttttatttctttaattattacaGGTTTTTCTTTCATCTCTTGAGCTATTGCaggtttttcttttaattcttgaatcaccgaatatttttcttttaagtcttgcttcgttataatttttatcttttgtgATGACTCTATTTttattggaattattcttttcaTTTTAGCATTAATTTTCTGTGGAATTTCTGGTAATACTTTCTCGTCTATTACatcttttcttaatttaactgccTCCAGTTTTTCTTGAATAAGTTTTTTAACAACTTCCTTTAAAATACTACTATCTTGTTGAACATTATCAAGTTTTAATCTTTCTTTAGCtacttctatctttttattttcttcttcctttataTCCAATTTTTGTTCACTAATATTAGAATTATTCTCAACATCAGGTTGCAATTCAGTATTGCTTTCAGTCATGATATCATTTTGTAGCTTTGGTATGGTCTGTAGGTTTTCTTCATTGATTGATGTGTGTAACTGTGATAATTTATTCTCAGATATGTTATTAGGAAACTTTTCTGTGCTTAATGATTCAATGAGTTCGGTAGGTTTGTTTGTTTCGTTATTTAATTCATCTTCTGATACTTCTAAATCTAATATATTTACATCATTAATATTTAATggtttttcaaattgctctaACGATTCCATTATTTCATCCAATATTGGTTCCATATCTTGTACAGTGTCATTTATGACGTCCTTGCTGCCCATGCTTTTCTTTGTAGCATTTTCCTTTGACTGTTTCAAAACTGTCTGCGGTGTTGCTTTCTTGGGATCATATCGTATATTAGGCTTCCTTTTCATGATAAATATAATTGGTCTAGTTTTTATCTTTATTGGTGGTaacatattataatttaatgctATATGAGAAAAACCATCTACAGAATCTAAGATATCGTGTGTTTTAAGATATGGTTTTATATTGGGTGAGTATTTACTTTTGGCTTCCATTAAAAGATGTGTAAATTGAAGCATTTCAGGACTGTCAATAGTCAAATTTTCTTGTTTTGAATAACTGGAAGTTAATTAATCATAAATTAGATTATGCTATTATTTGGGTCTAAAGAAATTTATCTTTAGCATATTATCATTTTAGAGAGATTGGTCATTTTATGACTACTTCAAATAGTCATTTATAAAACTTACATCCAAGAACTATTTGTTTGCGTAAATCTTGAAACTCCTGTTTGTGCAGTTAGAATATCAATGTGTATATGCACTGGGTTGATAGAATCTTTTTCGAGTCTATGTAATTTAGCAATAGCTAAACCACCAGGATAGTTAGAACCAGCGACACATAAAAGAAACATAGAAAATAGAGCATTTAAAACTAGATGGCCTAAAATTATTAGTGCTAAAATTCCATTCCATGGACTTTTCCCTCTGTTTTCCCATCTAATTTAAGAAAACAAAGAACTGTATAATTACAATTTCAgacatttaaaaattaaaagtagCTCAAAAAGCAAAATTAAATGTAAGTTACTTACATTCTATGACAAACGGCTGCAGCACTAACATTTAGCAGTGGAAAGACATATATGATAAACCTCAATTCTTTATGTGGTAAAAATGAAAACAATGCAACAAATGCTATACCAGGAACTGTTAATGCTCGAACTCGTGCATCCCATAACATACCCAAAGGTATTAAAAAGTAAGATAAACCTAACCCACGAGGCAGAGCTGAGTAAAAATACCACAAGAATGGCGATGTCTGTTTTTATGTtaagtaatatataaaatactttaaAATTATCATTTTGAATAAATGCATTTAAAAATAGTGACTCTGGTAAAGGATACACCCCATTCGCTGCTTTTATTAAGGATAGTGTTAAAGTAAAATACTTCTCCTTCAGGCCATAATAATCGTCTCCAAAATATAGAGTCTACTGCGATCGTTAGCGTTAGAAAAAATATACCGGCCGGAATCGCAATTTTAAACAgtctaaaaaattattaattttatgaagCTTTTGTTCTAatgatttatataattttaatagatgAATGTTTTCTATGttacgaaattatttttaatcactTTTCTTTTCTACTTTTAACAATAGCATAAGTCTTATTGCAGTTTATCaaatttatgtttaatttagttatttTTGACAGAAGGGTTTTGTtatgttaataagttttataagcAAACAAAGCTTACAAATCAGTGCAGTTTTGCAGAAGGTTCCTTGATGATTCTAATCACTTCTGTATGCAATGTTACAGCCATACTAGGAATCAATGGTCCacaatataatatgtaaataccTTAGTATGGTTAGTTTCTTGTTGGCTATATCGTACAAAAGGAATAATCCCAGTAGCATGGCAAGTTCTGCTCTGAATATTATTATTGCTGCTGCAGATGACCAAATAAATATCATGTGATTTTGTTTCAACCATCCATATAAAGCAAGTAGCACTACAATATACATATGATATACAAGTAATAATTATCATGTAAACCACTAAATAAAAtacagataatattgaatttaaattaCCTAGTGGCATAGCCATTATATTTGGCAATGGACGACTTAGATAGTACATAAAGTGATATTGTGTCACAGTAATTGCAACAAGCCATTTTGTAAATTGCAAACCAAATATGCTTTGTAAAGCATCTTTATATAGCTTCAATGTGCCTATTACTAACAAGCCCAATGTTGCTCTTACTGGAAAAACATGATATTAATTACCTCTTTTTAATACGAtatgttttataaattaaagatttaatatcaataataagACAAAAGCTGTTAATAATGCTAATGAATGATATTAATCAACTTACCAACGTATTGAGCAAAAAATTTATTAAGTTGCAAATAATTAATGATTGCTATTAATGGTGATGCCAAGCCTGATATTATAATTGGTCCCATGAACGATCGTGGCACAACTCCAGGAAATTCATGATGATCATACTATCATAGAACAAGAATATGTTACAAACGATTAGTTACttgactttctttttttttaatgaatctaTGAATATGTTTTTATACAAATGCTGTAAACTATTTGATTTTCTTTTTGGCTATGTTTTTGGCTACAAATTATCATAGTATGTTATTAATGAAcatatataatttcaaaaattttgttaatataattTCACTTTAATGAAAGCAGAAATTAATATATTAGCGAACTCTTCAAGCGTGCAGAAACTATATCAGCTGATCGTAAGTTTATAAATACATGCATCTGCTTCTAAATATAATGTCTAAGTTTTTGCGTAATATCTCTTTGATTGTATGTCAGCAACCTGTCAAGGCAGCAAGACAAATATTCTCTCTCTTATTactacttatttaattcttaaaCACTTGTTTTCTAATATCATATAATTCCaataaatactataataatTACCTCCGACAGGTTAAAACCATGGTATAAAATGTCGTGCATAGCCTGTAGATTGAAACTTTCTTCCACTTTTGTAAATGGACAGTACAATAAATGTACTAAAGCCACCAAGATAATTAAATGattcattattttattctatacgTGGAACGGGTTCAAAAATATTGTAAGACTTCGCGTTTTAATCATGACAATCTGACGAACACAGACAactttttaaatacatatttcttGTATCAACCGGGAATCGTCTGCTCTCATGGACTCCGTCCAAATTACGTATGTACTTTCATTGCCAACATTCCAGGTTTAATATTTCCTTAAATTTCCTAGAATTTCGTGTTAATTCACTATAATTTTTTCTCGTCAAATCCAACAGTTTTTCAACATTTTCCAGATAAGAAAATCCAACAAGTCTCGTAGTACTttaaatacgatataatatttaatacaattgaAAAGGTAGATATGTTGCGtcattattattcttttattaaaaagttagtTTATTAGCTCCCAGTAATTCATTATAACAATAATGTTACAATATTTCTGTTTATTAACAAGATTAAGCGCTATAAAAATGTTTCCTCGTTCGGTGTGGCAATCTATTTCAATGAAAACTTACAAAATAAATCAcaatatttttaacattaatcAAAACGGCTTTTGCTAATAATTAATTCATCAGTTCTAAACAACGTTCACTAATTACATACGGTTATTATATGAGGACACAATACGTTCTTCGTTTTGGGAGGATCGATTACAATGCGACAAATAGCCATACAATATTTCGCTACTAttattgtataaaaagatacaaatacgTAAAAAGTAAGCGTTCCAAAATATATGTTATAAATTTTCACAACGGGATGccgtaaattttaatttctcttAAACAGATAGTTATTAGTTCATGATCttttaattcataaaataaacagaggagatatatgtatata is from Bombus vancouverensis nearcticus chromosome 17, iyBomVanc1_principal, whole genome shotgun sequence and encodes:
- the Alg12 gene encoding alg12 alpha-1,6-mannosyltransferase isoform X1 — encoded protein: MNHLIILVALVHLLYCPFTKVEESFNLQAMHDILYHGFNLSEYDHHEFPGVVPRSFMGPIIISGLASPLIAIINYLQLNKFFAQYVVRATLGLLVIGTLKLYKDALQSIFGLQFTKWLVAITVTQYHFMYYLSRPLPNIMAMPLVLLALYGWLKQNHMIFIWSSAAAIIIFRAELAMLLGLFLLYDIANKKLTILRLFKIAIPAGIFFLTLTIAVDSIFWRRLLWPEGEVFYFNTILNKSSEWGTSPFLWYFYSALPRGLGLSYFLIPLGMLWDARVRALTVPGIAFVALFSFLPHKELRFIIYVFPLLNVSAAAVCHRIWENRGKSPWNGILALIILGHLVLNALFSMFLLCVAGSNYPGGLAIAKLHRLEKDSINPVHIHIDILTAQTGVSRFTQTNSSWIYSKQENLTIDSPEMLQFTHLLMEAKSKYSPNIKPYLKTHDILDSVDGFSHIALNYNMLPPIKIKTRPIIFIMKRKPNIRYDPKKATPQTVLKQSKENATKKSMGSKDVINDTVQDMEPILDEIMESLEQFEKPLNINDVNILDLEVSEDELNNETNKPTELIESLSTEKFPNNISENKLSQLHTSINEENLQTIPKLQNDIMTESNTELQPDVENNSNISEQKLDIKEEENKKIEVAKERLKLDNVQQDSSILKEVVKKLIQEKLEAVKLRKDVIDEKVLPEIPQKINAKMKRIIPIKIESSQKIKIITKQDLKEKYSVIQELKEKPAIAQEMKEKPVIIKEIKERPMIIQETKEKPMIKQELKEKSAVIQETTDQHKPLNMKESIRNIINQFKEFEKDFVHEDSEIDKKELAVKYNEQPTETSTKKAEDLLRIDIMTESRGVKTIKDAKESLRDIINQFKQIKSELTSEEDDLFEKIEATYMERPIAETLMQFSEALKNLVQRRKKSKTFTFENKNDKPKPQILPKLAVRDHQFPTESPKN
- the Alg12 gene encoding alg12 alpha-1,6-mannosyltransferase isoform X2; this translates as MYYLSRPLPNIMAMPLVLLALYGWLKQNHMIFIWSSAAAIIIFRAELAMLLGLFLLYDIANKKLTILRLFKIAIPAGIFFLTLTIAVDSIFWRRLLWPEGEVFYFNTILNKSSEWGTSPFLWYFYSALPRGLGLSYFLIPLGMLWDARVRALTVPGIAFVALFSFLPHKELRFIIYVFPLLNVSAAAVCHRIWENRGKSPWNGILALIILGHLVLNALFSMFLLCVAGSNYPGGLAIAKLHRLEKDSINPVHIHIDILTAQTGVSRFTQTNSSWIYSKQENLTIDSPEMLQFTHLLMEAKSKYSPNIKPYLKTHDILDSVDGFSHIALNYNMLPPIKIKTRPIIFIMKRKPNIRYDPKKATPQTVLKQSKENATKKSMGSKDVINDTVQDMEPILDEIMESLEQFEKPLNINDVNILDLEVSEDELNNETNKPTELIESLSTEKFPNNISENKLSQLHTSINEENLQTIPKLQNDIMTESNTELQPDVENNSNISEQKLDIKEEENKKIEVAKERLKLDNVQQDSSILKEVVKKLIQEKLEAVKLRKDVIDEKVLPEIPQKINAKMKRIIPIKIESSQKIKIITKQDLKEKYSVIQELKEKPAIAQEMKEKPVIIKEIKERPMIIQETKEKPMIKQELKEKSAVIQETTDQHKPLNMKESIRNIINQFKEFEKDFVHEDSEIDKKELAVKYNEQPTETSTKKAEDLLRIDIMTESRGVKTIKDAKESLRDIINQFKQIKSELTSEEDDLFEKIEATYMERPIAETLMQFSEALKNLVQRRKKSKTFTFENKNDKPKPQILPKLAVRDHQFPTESPKN